A window of Psychroflexus sp. ALD_RP9 contains these coding sequences:
- a CDS encoding TonB-dependent receptor domain-containing protein: MKTKYTTANELTQVFSRLNSQDLVESPQQNFTSVLQRLPGIHLQQGALNTTKINVRGIGARSQYQTNRLKMYLNSIPISTANGTSSIDDFDVLMLNGLQLFKGPKSTNYGARLGGVVVLNAEPKPLNYARTEQNFGSNNYFKQHYEANITSKNSQYKLAYNNLSYGGFRENSNYQRESYLLTTNHELSEKHQLKFLAHGVSLKAFIPSSLNQTDLDDSPESAAFTWRQSRGYEHYTKSVLGLTLVSNWQPNFSQETAVFYNYIDAYEPRPFDILSTELSGFGARHLSSYSFTSFGLHSRLQLGAEFQSENVSVSNYENLYEQFNRGSVEGKRINQFDQNRYYVDVFSNFNIVFTDQLSLDLGLAINQTGFKQTDVLQNIESNFNYDLSILPKMMAKYVIDSTHVIEASVSKGFSVPTLQESLTETGSFNTNLKPEEAWQYELIYSTKPFEWLEASLTAYYIDVQNLIVARRVAEDRFVGVNAGSTNHPGLEISLESDFAIAKKIRLELFSNSSFNFYEFDNFIDGENNYNGNDLTGVPQYLMNFGINANYKRFSLNFLTNAVSKLPVNDANSVYTESYVVSHLNLNYKIRLASQIDFLIRAGVQNIFDNAYTASVVTNAVGFGGSQPRYFYPGEPRQFFTGLGLNYQF, from the coding sequence TTGAAAACAAAATATACGACTGCCAATGAGTTAACTCAAGTTTTTAGCCGTTTAAATTCTCAAGATTTAGTTGAAAGTCCACAACAAAACTTTACTTCAGTTTTACAAAGGTTGCCAGGAATTCATTTACAGCAAGGTGCTTTAAATACAACTAAAATTAATGTTCGAGGAATTGGCGCACGATCTCAGTACCAAACTAATCGCTTAAAAATGTATTTAAATTCAATACCTATTTCAACAGCAAATGGCACCTCAAGTATAGACGATTTTGATGTTTTGATGCTTAACGGTTTACAATTATTTAAAGGGCCAAAATCAACTAATTATGGCGCGAGACTTGGTGGTGTTGTGGTTTTAAATGCAGAGCCTAAACCTCTAAATTATGCGCGTACTGAGCAAAACTTTGGTAGTAATAATTATTTTAAACAGCATTATGAAGCTAATATAACCTCAAAAAACAGTCAATATAAATTGGCTTACAATAATTTGAGTTATGGAGGTTTTAGAGAAAACTCTAACTATCAGAGAGAAAGTTACTTACTAACCACCAATCATGAGTTAAGTGAGAAACATCAGTTGAAGTTTTTAGCTCATGGCGTTAGTTTAAAAGCTTTTATCCCAAGTTCTCTAAACCAAACAGACCTAGACGATAGCCCTGAATCTGCAGCTTTTACATGGCGCCAATCACGAGGTTATGAGCATTATACAAAATCGGTACTTGGTTTAACTTTAGTATCAAATTGGCAACCTAATTTTAGCCAAGAAACGGCTGTTTTTTATAATTACATAGATGCTTATGAACCGCGACCATTTGATATTTTAAGCACTGAATTATCAGGTTTTGGTGCGAGACATTTAAGCAGTTACAGTTTTACAAGTTTTGGTTTACATTCTCGACTTCAATTGGGTGCCGAATTCCAGTCTGAAAATGTTTCAGTTTCTAATTATGAAAACTTATATGAACAATTTAATCGTGGTAGTGTAGAAGGTAAACGTATTAATCAATTTGATCAGAACAGATATTATGTTGATGTTTTTTCTAACTTCAATATAGTTTTTACTGACCAATTAAGTCTTGATTTAGGTTTGGCAATTAATCAAACTGGTTTCAAACAAACCGATGTGCTCCAAAATATTGAATCAAATTTTAATTATGATTTAAGTATTTTACCAAAGATGATGGCAAAGTATGTTATCGATTCAACTCACGTAATTGAAGCATCTGTAAGCAAAGGTTTTTCGGTTCCTACTTTACAAGAAAGTTTAACAGAAACAGGTAGTTTCAATACTAATCTTAAACCCGAAGAAGCTTGGCAATATGAGCTGATTTATTCAACAAAACCGTTTGAATGGCTAGAAGCGAGCCTAACAGCTTACTATATTGATGTTCAAAATTTAATTGTTGCTAGACGTGTTGCAGAAGATCGTTTTGTTGGAGTTAATGCAGGCTCAACGAATCATCCTGGTCTAGAAATCTCTCTAGAGTCTGATTTTGCAATTGCTAAAAAAATTAGGCTTGAGCTATTTAGCAATTCAAGCTTCAACTTTTATGAATTTGACAATTTTATTGATGGTGAAAATAATTATAATGGCAATGATTTAACAGGAGTGCCACAGTATTTAATGAATTTTGGAATAAATGCTAATTATAAAAGATTCAGTTTAAATTTTTTGACTAATGCTGTTTCAAAACTACCGGTTAATGATGCTAATTCAGTTTACACAGAATCTTATGTAGTGAGTCATTTAAATTTAAATTATAAAATTAGATTAGCTTCACAAATTGATTTTTTAATTAGAGCTGGAGTTCAAAACATATTCGATAATGCCTATACAGCAAGTGTTGTAACAAATGCCGTAGGTTTTGGGGGTTCACAGCCAAGATATTTCTATCCAGGAGAACCGCGTCAGTTTTTTACTGGTTTAGGGTTAAATTATCAATTTTAA
- a CDS encoding acyl-CoA carboxylase subunit beta has protein sequence MDIKFNKNEDHNKLLVSDLRHKLKKVHLGGGQKKIDKHHDKGKMTARERIDYLLDQPKKAIEIGAFAGDDMYKEYGGCPSGGVVVKIGEVSGKKVIVVANDATVKAGAWFPITGKKNLRAQEISIENNLPIIYLVDSAGVFLPMQDEIFPDKEHFGRIFRNNAVMSSKGITQIAAVMGSCVAGGAYLPIMSDEALIVEKTGSIFLAGSYLVKAAIGESIDNETLGGATTHCEVSGVTDYKAKDDKDALDRIKSVFDKIGDYEKAGFNRITPKNPKKDQNEIYGLLPEKRSDQYDMMPIIERLVDNSEFDEYKSGYGQTIITGYARIDGWAVGIVANQRKIVKTTKSKSKPSEMQFGGVIYSDSADKATRFIANCNQKKIPLVFLQDVTGFMVGSKSEHGGIIKDGAKMVNAVSNSVVPKFTIVIGNSYGAGNYAMCGKAYDPRLIAAWPSAELAVMSGNSAAKVLLQIETSRLKAKGEKITEEKEKTLYDKIKSDYDQQTSPYYAAARLWTDAVIEPLETRHWISTGIEVANHAPITKDFNMGIIQT, from the coding sequence ATGGATATTAAATTCAATAAAAACGAAGATCATAATAAACTTTTAGTTTCAGACCTTAGACATAAACTCAAAAAAGTCCATCTTGGTGGTGGTCAAAAAAAAATTGACAAACATCATGATAAGGGAAAGATGACGGCTCGTGAACGCATTGATTACTTATTAGATCAACCCAAAAAAGCTATTGAAATAGGTGCATTTGCTGGTGATGATATGTATAAAGAATATGGTGGCTGCCCTAGTGGTGGCGTTGTTGTTAAGATTGGTGAAGTGTCTGGCAAGAAAGTTATTGTGGTAGCTAATGATGCAACTGTAAAAGCAGGTGCTTGGTTTCCTATCACTGGAAAAAAGAATCTCAGAGCTCAAGAAATTTCTATCGAGAATAATTTACCAATAATTTACCTTGTTGATAGTGCTGGCGTATTTTTACCCATGCAGGACGAAATTTTTCCAGATAAAGAGCATTTTGGTCGTATTTTTAGAAATAATGCTGTAATGAGTAGCAAGGGAATTACTCAAATTGCAGCAGTCATGGGAAGTTGTGTTGCTGGTGGCGCTTATCTTCCAATCATGAGTGATGAAGCCTTAATCGTAGAAAAAACAGGTAGTATATTCTTGGCTGGAAGTTATCTTGTTAAAGCTGCTATTGGTGAAAGTATAGATAATGAAACTCTTGGAGGTGCTACAACGCATTGCGAGGTGAGTGGCGTAACTGACTATAAAGCTAAAGATGATAAAGATGCGCTTGACCGAATTAAGTCTGTATTTGATAAAATTGGCGATTATGAAAAAGCAGGATTTAATCGTATAACTCCTAAAAATCCTAAAAAAGATCAAAATGAAATTTATGGGTTGCTTCCTGAAAAACGAAGTGATCAATATGATATGATGCCAATAATCGAACGCCTTGTTGATAATTCTGAATTTGATGAATACAAATCTGGTTATGGACAAACAATCATTACGGGTTATGCTCGTATAGATGGTTGGGCTGTTGGTATAGTAGCAAATCAACGTAAGATTGTTAAAACAACAAAATCTAAAAGTAAACCAAGTGAAATGCAATTTGGCGGTGTGATTTATAGTGATTCTGCTGATAAAGCAACCAGATTTATTGCAAATTGCAACCAGAAAAAAATTCCATTAGTTTTTTTACAAGATGTTACTGGATTTATGGTAGGCAGCAAAAGTGAACATGGCGGTATTATTAAAGATGGTGCTAAAATGGTAAATGCTGTGAGTAATTCGGTAGTTCCAAAATTTACAATTGTTATTGGTAATTCTTATGGCGCTGGTAATTATGCAATGTGCGGTAAAGCCTACGACCCAAGATTAATTGCTGCATGGCCTAGTGCAGAATTAGCTGTAATGAGTGGTAATTCTGCTGCAAAAGTTCTACTTCAAATAGAAACTTCTAGACTGAAAGCTAAAGGTGAAAAAATTACAGAAGAGAAAGAAAAAACACTGTATGATAAAATAAAATCTGATTACGACCAACAAACAAGTCCATATTATGCAGCCGCTAGACTTTGGACAGATGCCGTAATAGAACCTTTAGAAACAAGACATTGGATTTCAACAGGTATTGAAGTTGCTAATCATGCACCAATCACCAAAGATTTTAACATGGGAATTATCCAAACCTAA
- the proS gene encoding proline--tRNA ligase → MGKSLTTRSEDYSKWYNELVVKADLAENSSVRGCMVIKPYGYAIWEKIQAELDRRFKETGHENAYFPLLVPKSMFEAEEKNAEGFAKECAIVTHYRLKTDEDQAGKLKVDKNAKLEEELIIRPTSEAIIWNTFKNWIQSYRDLPLKINQWANVMRWEMRTRLFLRTAEFLWQEGHTAHETKEEALEEAKLMNGIYADFVENYMAIPVIKGVKTESERFAGADETYCIEALMQDGKALQAGTSHFLGQNFAKAFDVKYTSKEGKQDFVWATSWGVSTRLMGALIMTHSDDHGLVLPPKLAPFQVVIVPIFRNEEQLKQVSEKANQIKSELQDKGISVKFDDRDTHKPGWKFAQYELQGVPLRIAIGPKDLEKGTVELARRDTLTKNFIQESEISQKVVQNLSDIQSNLFEKALNFRDSNITEVDSYDEFKEVIETKGGFISAHWDGTAETEEKIKAETKATIRCIPDNTTKNEGKCIVTGLVSQQRVLFAKAY, encoded by the coding sequence ATGGGTAAAAGCTTAACAACACGCAGCGAAGATTATTCAAAATGGTATAACGAACTCGTTGTAAAGGCAGACTTAGCTGAAAACTCTTCGGTGCGAGGCTGTATGGTTATAAAACCTTACGGTTACGCAATTTGGGAAAAAATTCAAGCTGAACTTGACCGACGCTTTAAAGAAACAGGTCATGAAAACGCTTATTTTCCATTGCTGGTGCCTAAAAGCATGTTTGAAGCAGAAGAGAAAAATGCCGAAGGATTTGCTAAAGAATGTGCTATAGTAACACATTATAGATTAAAGACCGATGAAGATCAGGCTGGAAAGCTCAAAGTTGATAAAAATGCAAAACTAGAAGAAGAGCTTATTATTAGACCAACTTCAGAAGCTATTATTTGGAATACCTTTAAAAATTGGATACAGTCCTACCGTGATTTACCTTTAAAAATAAATCAATGGGCAAATGTTATGCGTTGGGAAATGCGTACTAGACTATTTTTAAGAACAGCTGAATTTTTATGGCAAGAAGGCCACACAGCCCATGAAACAAAAGAAGAAGCGCTCGAAGAAGCCAAATTAATGAATGGTATTTACGCCGATTTTGTAGAAAATTACATGGCTATACCTGTCATAAAAGGGGTAAAAACAGAATCTGAACGTTTTGCAGGTGCCGATGAAACCTATTGCATAGAAGCACTTATGCAAGATGGCAAGGCACTTCAAGCAGGTACATCTCACTTTTTAGGCCAAAATTTCGCAAAAGCATTTGATGTAAAATATACTTCTAAAGAAGGAAAGCAAGACTTTGTTTGGGCAACAAGTTGGGGCGTATCCACAAGATTGATGGGCGCATTAATTATGACGCATAGTGACGATCACGGCTTAGTTCTACCTCCAAAATTAGCACCATTTCAAGTTGTTATAGTTCCTATTTTTAGAAATGAAGAACAACTTAAGCAAGTAAGTGAAAAAGCAAATCAAATTAAGTCAGAACTTCAAGATAAAGGCATTTCAGTTAAATTTGATGATCGTGATACTCATAAACCTGGCTGGAAGTTTGCTCAGTATGAGCTACAAGGTGTTCCACTACGAATTGCCATAGGACCTAAAGACCTTGAGAAAGGAACAGTTGAGCTTGCAAGAAGAGATACCTTAACAAAAAACTTTATCCAAGAATCTGAGATAAGTCAAAAAGTTGTGCAAAATTTGAGTGATATCCAAAGTAATTTATTTGAAAAAGCCCTAAATTTCAGAGACTCGAATATCACTGAAGTTGATAGTTATGATGAATTTAAGGAAGTTATAGAAACAAAAGGTGGTTTTATTTCTGCACACTGGGATGGTACTGCCGAAACTGAAGAAAAAATTAAAGCTGAAACAAAAGCAACTATAAGATGTATTCCTGATAATACAACTAAAAATGAAGGGAAATGCATTGTAACAGGCTTAGTTTCTCAACAAAGAGTTTTATTTGCTAAAGCATATTAA
- a CDS encoding RluA family pseudouridine synthase: MKTNSENLNIVYEDNHLIVVNKRAGDIVQGDKTGDIPLSEIIKKYIKIKYNKPGNVFLGVVHRLDRPTSGLVVFAKTSKALKRLNKAFAEHKPSKTYWAIVKKPPEKEASTLVHYLKRNHKQNKSYANVKPVNDSKKGVLNYRIIKKLDNFHLLEIQLETGRHHQIRSQLSAIGSPIKGDLKYGAKRSNPDASICLHARYLELEHPVKKDLINFEADVPNDQLWQDCL; this comes from the coding sequence ATGAAAACAAACTCAGAAAACCTAAACATTGTTTATGAAGACAATCATTTAATTGTGGTTAACAAACGTGCAGGTGATATTGTTCAGGGTGATAAAACAGGAGATATTCCTTTAAGCGAAATCATTAAAAAATACATCAAAATAAAATATAATAAGCCAGGTAATGTATTTTTAGGTGTTGTACACAGACTTGATAGACCAACTAGTGGTTTAGTCGTATTTGCTAAAACTTCTAAGGCATTAAAACGCCTAAACAAAGCTTTTGCAGAACATAAACCCTCTAAAACTTATTGGGCAATTGTTAAAAAGCCTCCAGAAAAAGAGGCTTCAACTTTAGTACATTATTTAAAGCGCAATCACAAGCAAAATAAATCTTATGCTAACGTTAAGCCTGTAAATGATAGCAAAAAGGGTGTCTTAAACTACAGAATAATAAAAAAACTTGACAACTTCCATCTCCTAGAAATTCAATTAGAGACAGGTCGACATCATCAAATTAGAAGTCAGCTTTCAGCAATTGGCTCACCTATAAAAGGTGATTTAAAATACGGAGCTAAACGCAGTAATCCTGATGCTAGTATATGTCTTCATGCCCGATACTTAGAACTTGAGCATCCTGTAAAAAAAGACCTTATAAATTTTGAAGCAGATGTCCCAAATGATCAACTTTGGCAAGATTGCCTCTAA
- a CDS encoding D-alanine--D-alanine ligase, with the protein MKKNIAILMGGYSSEYEISLKSGEVVYKYLPKEKYQIFRAHILKNEWYALTPEEEKIPINKADFSIEVNGEKIKFDCAFNTIHGTPGEDGLIQAYLQNLDIPQTASDYYQAALTFNKRDCISVLKAYGIKTARNFFVDRGDLINEDEIIKKVGLPCFVKANRAGSSFGITKVKSKTEIIPAIKHALKEDNEVIIESFLDGTEVSVGVIKWHNKITALPVTEIISENEFFDFDAKYNGKSQEITPANISTKATKKVQKEAEKIFKVLKLKGLTRSEFIFHNGEPHFIECNACPGLTEASILPQQAKAMNISLTELFNQAIVTAIQH; encoded by the coding sequence ATGAAAAAAAATATAGCCATTTTAATGGGCGGCTATTCTAGTGAGTATGAAATTTCTCTAAAAAGTGGCGAAGTAGTCTATAAATATTTACCAAAAGAAAAATACCAAATATTTAGAGCGCATATTTTAAAAAATGAATGGTATGCTTTAACACCTGAAGAAGAAAAAATTCCTATAAATAAAGCTGATTTCTCAATTGAAGTTAATGGTGAAAAAATAAAATTTGACTGTGCATTTAACACGATTCACGGAACTCCTGGTGAAGACGGTTTAATTCAAGCATATCTTCAAAACTTAGATATACCGCAAACAGCAAGCGACTATTACCAAGCGGCATTAACCTTCAATAAAAGAGACTGTATTTCAGTCTTAAAAGCTTATGGTATAAAAACTGCTCGTAACTTTTTTGTAGATCGCGGTGACCTTATAAACGAAGATGAAATTATTAAAAAAGTTGGCTTACCTTGTTTTGTTAAAGCCAATCGCGCCGGTAGTAGTTTTGGAATTACTAAGGTAAAGTCTAAAACTGAAATAATTCCAGCTATTAAGCATGCATTAAAAGAAGATAATGAAGTTATTATCGAATCATTTTTAGACGGAACTGAGGTAAGTGTTGGCGTGATTAAGTGGCACAATAAAATTACAGCTTTACCGGTTACTGAAATAATTTCTGAGAACGAATTTTTTGACTTTGACGCCAAGTATAATGGAAAATCTCAAGAAATTACACCTGCAAATATTTCAACTAAAGCCACTAAAAAAGTACAAAAAGAAGCCGAAAAAATCTTTAAAGTTTTAAAACTTAAAGGCTTAACTCGTTCCGAATTCATTTTTCATAATGGAGAACCCCATTTTATAGAGTGTAATGCTTGCCCTGGCCTGACCGAAGCTAGTATTTTACCACAACAAGCTAAAGCGATGAATATTAGTTTAACTGAATTATTTAATCAAGCCATCGTTACTGCAATACAGCATTAA
- a CDS encoding CAL67264 family membrane protein produces the protein MNKNTVLAWATFIMIIVGLGLIALGAFRYNEVAGWGFAAVGIGFFAIAWVFNALKGRV, from the coding sequence ATGAATAAAAACACAGTTTTAGCCTGGGCAACATTTATAATGATTATCGTTGGACTAGGTTTAATAGCTTTAGGTGCATTTAGATATAACGAAGTTGCTGGTTGGGGCTTTGCCGCTGTTGGTATTGGTTTTTTTGCTATTGCATGGGTGTTTAATGCTTTAAAAGGCCGCGTTTAA
- the coaD gene encoding pantetheine-phosphate adenylyltransferase: protein MKRAVFPGSFDPLTLGHYDIIMRGLTLFDEIILAIGINADKKYMFSLEERQEFLEKTFKDEPKIKVDTYKGLTVDYCNFKKADFILRGLRNPADFEFEKAIAHTNRKLEQIETVFLLTSSGKSYISSSIVRDVIRNNGDYTSLVPDAVRLKPR, encoded by the coding sequence ATGAAAAGAGCAGTTTTTCCAGGTTCGTTTGATCCGTTAACGCTTGGGCACTACGATATTATAATGCGAGGCTTAACTTTGTTCGATGAAATTATTTTAGCCATTGGGATTAATGCAGACAAAAAATACATGTTTAGTCTTGAAGAACGCCAAGAATTTCTAGAAAAGACTTTTAAAGATGAGCCGAAGATAAAAGTTGATACTTATAAAGGTTTAACGGTAGACTATTGCAACTTTAAAAAAGCTGATTTTATTTTAAGAGGTTTAAGAAATCCGGCTGATTTCGAATTTGAAAAGGCAATCGCTCATACCAACCGAAAACTTGAGCAAATAGAAACTGTATTTTTACTTACTTCTAGTGGCAAAAGCTATATTTCTTCCTCTATTGTTAGAGATGTTATTAGAAACAATGGAGATTACACGAGCTTAGTACCTGACGCAGTTCGACTAAAACCTCGTTAA
- the rpsT gene encoding 30S ribosomal protein S20: MANHKSALKRIRNSETKRLRNRYQHKTARTIIKNLKSTTDKAEAEKKLAEVYSVVDKLAKKNIIHSNKAANLKSSLTKHVASL, translated from the coding sequence ATGGCAAATCACAAATCAGCATTAAAAAGAATTCGTAACAGCGAAACTAAACGATTAAGAAATCGTTATCAGCACAAGACTGCTCGTACTATTATAAAGAATTTAAAGTCAACTACAGATAAAGCAGAGGCTGAAAAGAAATTAGCTGAAGTTTATTCAGTTGTTGATAAGTTAGCAAAGAAGAATATTATACACAGTAATAAAGCTGCTAATTTAAAATCTAGCTTAACTAAGCACGTAGCATCTTTATAA
- the ettA gene encoding energy-dependent translational throttle protein EttA, with product MEDKKVIFSMSGVSKTYPGANKPVLKNIYLSFFYGAKIGILGLNGSGKSTLMKIIAGQEKNYQGDVVFSQDYSVGYLEQEPELNPDKTVLEVVKEGVADVVAILDEYNKINDDFGLPEVYENPDKMQKLMDRQADLQDKIDATNAWELDNKLEVAMDALRTPDADKKISVLSGGEKRRVALCRLLLQEPDVLLLDEPTNHLDAESVHWLEHHLQQYKGTVIAVTHDRYFLDNVAGWILELDRGEGIPWKGNYSSWLDQKSKRMSQEQKQASKRQKTLERELEWVKMAPKGRQSKQKARLKNYDKLMSQDQEKLDEKLEIYIPNGPRLGTNVIEAKGVSKAFDSKLLYEDLNFKLPQAGIVGVIGPNGAGKTTIFKMIMGEETPDKGEFVVGETAKIAYVDQAHSDIDPDKSIWENFCDGQELIMMGGRKVNSRAYLSRFNFSGSEQNKKVNTLSGGERNRLHLAMTLREEGNVLLLDEPTNDLDVNTLRALEEGLENFAGCAVVISHDRWFLDRICTHILAFEGDSQVYFFEGSFSDYEENKRQRLGGDLMPKRIKYKKLVR from the coding sequence ATGGAAGATAAAAAAGTAATTTTTTCAATGTCTGGGGTAAGCAAAACTTATCCAGGTGCAAATAAACCTGTGCTAAAAAATATTTATCTCAGTTTTTTCTATGGTGCTAAAATAGGGATACTTGGACTTAATGGTTCAGGTAAGTCTACCTTAATGAAAATCATAGCAGGTCAAGAAAAAAATTATCAGGGTGATGTTGTTTTTTCTCAGGATTATTCTGTCGGGTATTTAGAGCAAGAACCTGAACTAAATCCCGATAAAACAGTACTGGAAGTAGTTAAAGAAGGTGTAGCCGATGTTGTTGCTATTTTAGATGAATATAATAAAATTAACGATGATTTTGGTTTGCCTGAGGTTTATGAAAACCCAGATAAAATGCAAAAGTTAATGGATAGACAAGCAGACCTACAGGACAAAATTGATGCCACAAATGCTTGGGAGCTTGACAATAAACTCGAAGTAGCTATGGACGCTTTAAGAACACCTGATGCTGATAAGAAAATTTCAGTATTATCGGGAGGTGAAAAAAGACGTGTTGCACTTTGTAGGTTATTATTGCAAGAACCTGACGTTTTACTTCTTGATGAGCCAACTAACCACTTAGACGCAGAGTCTGTACACTGGTTAGAGCACCACTTGCAACAATATAAAGGTACAGTCATTGCTGTAACTCATGACCGTTATTTTTTAGATAATGTAGCAGGATGGATTTTAGAATTAGATCGTGGTGAGGGTATTCCGTGGAAAGGTAATTACTCGTCATGGCTTGATCAAAAGTCAAAACGGATGTCACAAGAGCAAAAACAAGCTTCTAAACGCCAAAAAACTTTAGAACGAGAGTTAGAATGGGTTAAAATGGCTCCTAAAGGAAGGCAATCAAAGCAAAAGGCACGATTGAAAAATTATGATAAATTAATGAGTCAAGATCAAGAGAAACTTGATGAAAAACTTGAAATATACATACCTAATGGTCCGAGGCTTGGTACAAACGTAATTGAAGCAAAAGGGGTTAGTAAAGCTTTTGATAGTAAATTACTTTATGAAGATTTAAACTTTAAACTACCGCAAGCAGGTATTGTTGGTGTTATAGGACCTAATGGTGCTGGTAAAACAACCATTTTTAAAATGATTATGGGTGAAGAAACACCTGATAAAGGTGAGTTTGTAGTTGGTGAAACTGCTAAAATCGCTTATGTAGATCAGGCTCACAGTGACATTGATCCAGATAAAAGTATCTGGGAAAATTTCTGTGATGGTCAAGAACTTATTATGATGGGTGGTCGAAAAGTCAATTCACGTGCTTACTTAAGCCGATTTAATTTTTCAGGTAGTGAACAAAATAAAAAAGTGAATACACTTTCAGGTGGTGAGCGTAATCGATTACACTTAGCGATGACCTTGAGAGAAGAAGGAAATGTATTGTTATTAGATGAACCAACTAATGACCTTGATGTTAATACTTTAAGAGCATTAGAAGAAGGGCTCGAGAATTTTGCGGGTTGTGCAGTAGTAATATCACACGACCGTTGGTTTTTAGATCGTATATGCACACATATTTTAGCCTTTGAAGGAGATTCTCAAGTTTACTTTTTTGAAGGAAGTTTTAGTGATTATGAAGAAAATAAAAGACAACGCTTAGGTGGAGACCTAATGCCAAAGAGAATTAAATACAAAAAGTTGGTAAGATAA